From a region of the Haematobia irritans isolate KBUSLIRL chromosome 4, ASM5000362v1, whole genome shotgun sequence genome:
- the LOC142234121 gene encoding uncharacterized protein LOC142234121 — MSGGGKVNSLVSSTTRYILGRNATQISYWRKAAGNRLVKYTRTVEFDPAQKMPIGLRNKQYHNTNYNMTK; from the coding sequence ATGAGCGGAGGTGGTAAAGTGAATTCTTTGGTTAGTAGCACTACTCGCTATATCCTGGGCCGTAATGCCACACAAATCTCATATTGGCGTAAAGCTGCCGGTAATCGTTTGGTCAAGTATACCAGGACTGTTGAATTTGATCCCGCACAGAAAATGCCTATTGGTCTACGCAACAAACAATATCACAACACGAATTACAATATGACCAAGTAA